In Spodoptera frugiperda isolate SF20-4 chromosome 1, AGI-APGP_CSIRO_Sfru_2.0, whole genome shotgun sequence, the following are encoded in one genomic region:
- the LOC118273623 gene encoding zinc finger protein SNAI2, whose product MLVEDSQTTRALMTKKYAHCPLKKRPVLVREERPATPPTTPPHPAHLATRLYYDYHCDTENDEPQNLSTKPEDLSKTGNYPSKASSPVSTTAVKVEPREWPQQQLEYLAACRARLEPAPELARPTPQYAYLPPIYAPYPLEELYPAAPSLSPPAHPQLYAHHYSPASPPSSVSPPPCPEDLRSPGSVSSDSGISVSAPRRPRYQCPDCAKSYSTYSGLSKHQQYHCAAAEGSLARKSFSCKYCAKVYTSLGALKMHIRTHTLPCKCHLCGKAFSRPWLLQGHIRTHTGEKPFSCHHCRRAFADRSNLRAHLQTHSDVKKYSCSGCGKTFSRMSLLSKHLEGGCGVPGASPYEYRPEAMPTSHQPHPPSAPVHAY is encoded by the exons ATGCTCGTGGAGGACTCTCAGACCACTCGGGCTCTCATGACCAAGAAGTACGCACATTGTCCGCTGAAGAAGCGACCTGTGCTGGTTCGGGAGGAGCGGCCAGCGACACCGCCCACTACGCCGCCTCACCCCGCCCACCTGGCCACACGACTTTACTACGATTATCATT GTGATACAGAAAACGATGAACCCCAAAATCTTAGTACAAAACCAGAAGACCTTTCTAAAACTGGCAACTACCCAAGTAAAGCATCTTCTCCGGTGTCAACAACAGCAGTGAAGGTGGAACCTCGAGAGTGGCCTCAACAACAGCTTGAATATTTGGCTGCGTGCCGCGCTCGCCTGGAACCTGCGCCAGAACTGGCACGCCCTACACCACAGTACGCCTACCTACCACCCATCTATGCACCATACCCCTTGGAAGAGTTATACCCGGCAGCTCCTTCACTATCCCCACCGGCGCACCCGCAACTTTACGCTCACCATTACTCCCCCGCCTCACCACCGTCGTCAGTGTCACCGCCACCTTGTCCAGAAGATTTACGCTCACCCGGCTCGGTCTCCTCAGATTCTGGAATATCCGTGTCAGCACCTCGTCGCCCTCGTTACCAATGTCCAGACTGTGCCAAGTCCTATTCAACGTACTCTGGACTATCCAAACATCAACAATACCACTGCGCTGCGGCTGAGGGAAGTCTTGCAAGGAAATCTTTCAGCTGTAAATATTGTGCTAAAGTGTACACATCTCTCGGAGCTCTCAAGATGCACATTCGGACTCACACGCTGCCTTGTAAATGTCATCTCTGCGGCAAAGCATTCTCCAGGCCGTGGCTGTTACAGGGCCACATCCGCACCCATACTGGGGAGAAGCCATTCTCCTGCCACCATTGTCGCCGCGCTTTCGCCGACAGGTCAAACTTGCGTGCTCACCTCCAAACCCACTCAGATGTTAAAAAGTATTCCTGCTCGGGATGTGGGAAAACATTCTCTCGCATGTCTTTGCTGAGCAAGCACTTAGAGGGAGGGTGCGGAGTTCCCGGCGCGTCTCCGTATGAATACCGACCGGAGGCTATGCCCACATCGCACCAGCCCCATCCTCCGTCAGCTCCCGTACATGCCTACTAA